A genomic region of Cannabis sativa cultivar Pink pepper isolate KNU-18-1 chromosome 1, ASM2916894v1, whole genome shotgun sequence contains the following coding sequences:
- the LOC115707706 gene encoding 29 kDa ribonucleoprotein B, chloroplastic isoform X2: protein MLEVEGGVLKIAYCRKRREVTFNLFVGNLSYDATDKDLKEFFNNEGHSVVSTEVIFHETIQNSLVYGYVSFKSKKESEAALISVQGKAFMGRSIRIEHSNYFIRNKQPATESVESELTSPELKSGVKEA, encoded by the exons GAAGTGGAGGGTGGAGTTTTGAAAATTGCCTATTGCAGAAAGAGGCGAGAAGTGACATTCAATTTGTTTGTTGGGAATTTGTCATATGATGCTACAGATAAAGATCTCAAAGAGTTCTTCAACAATGAGGGCCATAGCGTAGTGTCTACTGAAGTTATATTCCACGAAACTATACAAAATTCCTTGGTATATGGATATGTATCCttcaaatcaaagaaagaatctGAGGCAGCTCTAATCTCTGTTCAAGGAAAG GCGTTTATGGGAAGATCAATTCGAATAGAACAcagtaattattttattagaaacAAACAACCAGCTACGGAGAGTGTAGAGTCCGAACTTACTTCTCCGGAGTTGAAGTCTGGTGTAAAAGAAGCATAA